Proteins encoded by one window of Pseudomonas tructae:
- a CDS encoding murein hydrolase activator EnvC family protein, producing the protein MRRALMLLALSCLLSSVFADERAQTQQQLDATRQDIAELKKMLGKLQEEKSGVQKDLRSTETDIGKLEKQVEALQHELKKTEGELERLDTEKKKLQSARIEQQRLIAIQARSAYQNGREEYLKLLLNQQNPEKFARTLTYYDYLNQARLEQLRNFNETLRQLANVEKDISLQQAQLLAQQGTLDTQRQELEKVRTERTQVLAKLNNDVKARDQRLLAREQDQADLSKVLKTIEETLARQAREAEEARQKALLAAQEAEKQRQREALAASDSDEPKKPRAMPGPLVSSSGETFGGAFSAARGKLPWPVNGRLLARFGETRGGDARAKWDGVMISASPGSQVHAVHGGRVVFADWLRGAGLLVILDHGNGYLSLYGHNQSLLKSAGDVVKAGEAISTVGNSGGQDSSGLYFAIRQQGRPSDPAQWCRAQG; encoded by the coding sequence ATGCGCCGCGCCCTTATGCTTCTAGCCCTGTCATGCCTGCTCAGTTCGGTGTTCGCCGACGAGCGCGCGCAAACCCAGCAGCAACTGGACGCCACACGCCAGGACATTGCCGAGCTGAAAAAAATGCTTGGCAAGCTGCAGGAAGAAAAATCCGGCGTGCAGAAAGACCTGCGCTCGACCGAAACCGACATCGGCAAGCTGGAAAAGCAGGTGGAGGCCCTGCAACACGAACTAAAAAAGACGGAAGGCGAACTGGAGCGCCTTGATACCGAGAAAAAAAAACTCCAGAGCGCCCGCATTGAACAACAACGACTGATCGCCATCCAGGCCCGTTCGGCCTATCAGAACGGTCGCGAGGAATACCTCAAGCTGCTGCTCAACCAGCAGAACCCGGAAAAATTCGCCCGTACCCTGACCTATTACGATTACCTGAACCAGGCGCGCCTGGAACAGTTGCGCAACTTCAATGAGACGTTGCGCCAATTGGCCAATGTGGAAAAAGACATCAGCCTGCAGCAAGCCCAGTTGCTGGCGCAGCAAGGCACCCTCGACACTCAGCGCCAGGAGCTGGAGAAAGTGCGCACCGAGCGAACACAGGTGCTGGCCAAGCTCAACAATGACGTCAAGGCCCGCGACCAGAGGTTGCTGGCCCGTGAACAGGATCAGGCCGACCTGAGCAAGGTGCTCAAGACCATCGAGGAAACCCTCGCCCGCCAGGCTCGTGAAGCCGAAGAGGCACGACAGAAGGCTCTGCTCGCCGCTCAAGAAGCGGAAAAACAGCGCCAGCGCGAGGCCCTGGCTGCCAGCGACAGCGACGAACCGAAGAAGCCTCGGGCGATGCCCGGCCCGCTGGTTTCCAGCAGCGGCGAAACCTTCGGCGGGGCCTTTTCTGCCGCACGGGGAAAACTTCCATGGCCGGTCAATGGTCGATTGCTGGCACGCTTTGGCGAAACCCGTGGCGGCGACGCCCGGGCCAAGTGGGATGGGGTGATGATCAGCGCCTCGCCGGGCAGCCAGGTGCACGCCGTGCATGGTGGCCGCGTGGTATTTGCCGACTGGTTGCGCGGCGCTGGACTTCTGGTCATTCTCGACCATGGTAATGGTTACCTGAGCCTGTACGGCCACAACCAGAGCCTGCTCAAGAGCGCCGGCGACGTGGTCAAGGCCGGTGAGGCCATCTCCACCGTCGGCAACAGCGGTGGCCAGGACAGCTCCGGGCTGTATTTCGCCATCCGCCAGCAGGGCCGCCCCAGCGACCCCGCACAATGGTGCCGTGCCCAGGGATAG